AACGTCGGCTCATCGATTACTGGGAATACTTCTTCCGCGAAGCCGTACCCCTCGGAAGAACGGAAGTCGCCGGCGTACGCGCCGAGCTGTTTTCTTACGAGTACAAATACTCCAGGCCTGATTGGGGAGAACGAAACTTCGGCATCGGCCTCGTGTTGACAAGGAGAGACCGTCTTCTGCTCCACTTCACACACCAAGACACGGGGCAGCTCGACACCGACATCCGAGTGACGACGACTCCGTTGATGTTTCCGAAAGAATCTGAATCTGGAAACCATCTCAAACCCTCCGATCCCTTGGCCGACATGCACGGCGCCGCCCCAATGTCAGGATTCGATCTGACCGGCGATGGAATTCCGGAAATCGTTCTGACAACTTACTCGGGCGGCGCGCACTGCTGCCGCACCTACCACATCTTCGATGTCAGCGGCCCAGTTCCTGTGCACTCTGCGATTGACGTCTACGACGGTGGCGAAGAACTCTTCGAATGGCCCTCCGGATCGCGCACCTATCGCTTCGCAATCCGCGATTGGACCTTTGCATACTGGAAAACCAGCTTCGCGGGGTCGCCCGCACCTCGTGTCATTCTGAAATACGATGCTGGCCAATTCCGTGCAGACATCGACCTGATGCGCTCACCCGAGCCCTCCCCCGCCGCGCTCACATTGATGGTCGATGCCATTCACGATGAATCGAACGCAGACCCCGGTTCAACCGAACCCACTCCCCTGCTCTGGGGCACCATGCTCAATCTCATCTACAGCGGCAATCCGACCACCGCCGACGAACTCTTCGACCGCGCGTGGCCTGCCAACCTCCGCGGCAAGCAGGAATTCCGCGTTGCGTTCCTCTCCCGACTGCAGGTGAGCCCGTACTGGGACGCAATTGTCGCTCTCGCGCCGGAATACTGGAGCGCCGTCGCCCGCCACTAGCGAGGCCAATACCGTCCCCCCATCTGCCGGAGAATCCTGTGAGCCGAAACCCGCGCAACCGCCGCGGCAGCACAATCCATGCATCCCGCATCCTCTTCAGCCCCGCAGGGGCGCCGGGCTGTAGCGACGGGTGGAGCGAGGTCGTTTCGACCGAGCGCAACCCGTCGAGAGAATGCCCCGAACCCGCCCGCCCCGCGAGGGGCGGAGGAATCCGCACCATTCTCCAAATACTCAACCGCCCTCCCCCGTCAACGCTCTGCTTCCGCGCCCGCGTCTCGAATTCCGATCCGACTCTTTGACGGGTTCTCGCAAGTGTGTACATTGAACGACACGTGCCCTCCATCGAAACATCCGCGCGCGTGCTCTGGGCGACTCTCTGCATCGCAGTCTGCCTGATCCTGATTTATTCGCTCTGGCGTCAGTACCGCCTGCGCGACACCCACTGCCGCAATTGCGGTTACGACAGACGCGGTCTCACATCGGACCGCTGCCCCGAGTGCGGCACGCCCGCAAGCCAATTCGCCCCTCGACGCACACCCATTATCCGCCTCGGGATGATCGTAATCGCGCTCGCTCTTGCAGCACTCAGCTTCGTGCCGCGGCAATTCGCCCTGGACCAATGGGTCTGGTGGAATCGCCAGGAACTGCTCGAACAGCAGTGCACGATCGGCGATCTCTCCGTCAAACGTACGCGATCGTCTACAACGGCTTCGCCAATCCGCACAGCGACGTGACATGGATGCGCTTGGGCTACCTGTTAAAGATGCATCGAGGCGGTTCCGAGGTTTCTCGGCTCTTCCTTTCGGAGTGGCGCTCGAGTCTGTCCGAGTCTTTAAACGGACTGGACTTCACAGGTGATGGCATCGGCGACATCGTCGTGGAATCGGTTTCGTTTGATCACGACACGTACACCATCATCGATGCCGACCTGTTGAAATCGGCGCAGCTTGATCGCGAGCACGGAGAAGAATTCCGTGTCATCGAATCCCCGGCGGAATCGGGCAAGTTCGGAATCCGCGCAAGTGATCGTGAATTCACCTGCTGGGAAGGCACCGGCGGTCCCGCGCCGATAGTCATTCTCTCAATGAAGAATGGCAAACTCATTCCCGACGTCGACATGATGCGTGCCCCGCCGCCTTCAACCGAATCCCTGAACGAACAGGCCGATGGAACTTGCATGAGCTTCCCGGACGAGTTCGCAACAGAGTGGAGCGTGCTGTGCGAAAACGGCTTGCTCCAGCCGATGCTCGACCTTGTGTTTTCGGGCCACCCGGACTTAGCCGAATCATTTCTCGCGCGGGCGTGCCCGAACGACATGCCAAACCTCCGGCAGCGCCTCCTCGAGTCTTTTCATCAGCGCCTTCGGGAAAGCACCTACTGGTCCGCAATCGTTGAACTCGCTCCCGACTACTGGCAGCAAGTCGAAGCGCCAAAGTGAACCGCCCTCGAGCGGCCCGCTCTCTCCCAATTCGCCCCTCCGCGCAACTCCGCCACCTCCGCTCCTCCGCGTTCTCTTCCTAATTTGGCCCTTTGGCCCTTTGGCTCTTTGGCTCTTTGGCAATTTGGCTCTTTGGCCATTTGCTCTACCGCCCCACCATCTTCTGCTGCGCCGGCGTATACCGCTCACCCTGAACCGGAACCCGCGCAACCGCCGCCTCGATCTCTTCCAGATCGCGCGCACTCAACGCAATCGCCGCCGCGCCCAGATTCTCCTTCAGCCGCTCCATCTTCGTCGTCCCCGGGATCGGTACGATCCACGGCTTCTTCGCGAGCAGCCACGCCAGCGCGATCTGCGCCCGCGTCGCTCCTCGCGCGCCCGCCAATTCTCCGAGCAAATCCACCAGCGCCTGGTTCGCCTTCCGCGCCTCTTCCGAAAACCGCGGCAGCGCGCTACGAAAATCCTTCGCATCAAGTGCCGCCCCGCTCAAAGCCCCCGTCAAAAAACCCCGCCCCAGCGGACTGAACGGCACAAACCCAATCCCCAATTCCTCGAGCAGGGGCAAGATCTCCCCTTCCGGCTCGCGCCACCACAGCGAATATTCGCTCTGTAGCGCCGCGACCGGCTGCACCGCGTGCGCACGCCGGATCGTGCCCGCTCCCGCTTCCGACATCCCGAAGTGCTTCACCTTTCCCTGCGCGATCAACTCCTTTACCGCGCCCGCCACATCTTCGATCGGCACCTGCGGGTCAACGCGGTGCTGATAGAACAAATCGATGCAATCGGTCTTCAGCCTTTTGAGTGATGCTTCCGCGACCGCTCGGATGTTCTCCGGCCGGCTGTCCAAGCCGTCCGCGGGCTTGCCGCCCTTGAAGCCGAACTTCGTCGCGATCACCACGCGATCGCGCACCGGCGCCAGCGCCTCGCCCACCAGTTCTTCGTTCGTGAACGGCCCGTACGACTCCGCCGTGTCGAAAAACGTCACGCCCAGTTCGAACGCGCCGCGAAGCAGCGAAACCGCCGCCTGCTTCTCCGTCGGCTCGCCGTACGCATAGCTCAATCCCATGCACCCAAGCCCCATCGCCGAGACTTTCAAGCCGCTCTTTCCGAGCACACGCGATTGCATGCGTTGCATCCTTCTTTGCCGCGCACCCCAGGACATCCGAAGCTAAAAACCCGGACCGCGCCCAACCAAGCGCAACGCTATGCGCATTCCGCTCCCGAGCCCACGATCGATTCGCTGACCACTCCGCACTCTGCTTCTTCTTTGTGTTCTTTGTGTCCTTTGTGCTCTCTGTGGTCAAGAACCAGTTCGCCGCTCTCACCGCGCTCCGTCTTCGTTTCGCCGCCCGGCCTCGCGCACGCTTTCACACAACCTTGATCCGATCAGCGCGCAACCGCAACGCACCTCACGCGCGCTCGCGCGTACATTCCGCCTCTCCCGTTTTTCTTCCTCGCACCGGAGAGCGTGCGGCGCCATCATCGGCGGCGCCCGCGAGCGGAAATCGCGGAAATTCGCGGTGCCGCACGCTCTCCGGAAAGCCCTGCACACGCGCAGCAATCCCAGATTCCACGCTCGAACAGTTATCACACGTCGATGCGCCGAATCTTGGCGCTTCCTTCACAGTGCGAGCGCCATTCTCAAAGCACGTTCATCTTGCTCACACGATCTTCGCGAAGACTGCGCGCAATCCGGATACTCCAGTCGCGCGCCCGCGTTTATCGTCATGCTCGAATATTCACCCCTCCGTTGGGGGCGCCATTCCGCGGCGCGCGAATACTCGTATGAGTTTTTTTTCTGGAGGTTTGAGAGATGAAGATTTCCATGTTCGCGCTGGCCCTCGTGGCCGGCACCGCTGTTTCCGCGGCCAATGCCGCCGTGGTCCTCAAGCACTACGGCTTCGACAACGGTTCGCTCAGCCCCAACGTCGGCAGCGGCGACCTCAACGTCGTCGGGACCGCCTCCAACTTCGCCGGCACCACGCTCGGCCTTCCCGGCAGCGGCTCGCCCCCCGGCGGCCCCAGCAGCCAGTCCGGCGCGATGTCCCTTGCCATCGTCGGAACCGACGGCGGTTCGATGACCTTCTCGCTCAGCACGATCAACTACACCAACATCGTCTTCTCCTTCGCCGCGCAGCGCACCGGCACCGGCGGCGCCAACGCGACCGTGCAGTACTCGCTCAACGGTTCCACCTACAACAACCTCGGCATCATCGTCCCCGGCGCCTCGTCCCCGGGTTTCGGCAGCTCCGGCATCGTCGTCAGCGACTACTTCTTCTCCTTCACGAACGCCGCGCTCGCCAACAAGGCCAACGTTTTCTTCCGCATCGTCGTTCCGGGCGCTACCTCCGCCAGCGGCAATCAGCGCTTCGATAACCTCGTCGTTCAGGGTGATCTCGTCCCGGCGCCGGGTTCCATCGCGCTCGTCGGTCTCGCCGGCCTCATCGCCGGTCGCCGCCGCCGCAACTGATTTTCGATTCGCATTCGAGGCGGCACGCGTCGCGCCGCTCCGGTCAGTCCGTTCCTGGCGGTTCGTTCACTGACCACTTCTCCGCCCCGGGCGCTCTCGCCCGGGGCGGTCTTCTTTCCGATCCTCCGCTTCCCGCACCAGACAAAAAACAGGCCGCCCGAAGGCGGCCCGAAAGTGCTGAAATTCAAGCGGTCCTTACTGCTCGACCGGTCCCAGCTTCACCCGAACCACCAGGTTCTGGCCCGTGAACCGGAACGGAACCTCATAGTCCTTGCCGTCCACCGACGTACCGGTATCAACGCCCACGCAGAACGTCTCACACCAGGGCAAAATCACCGGAATGCTTCTGGGCATCGCGTGCGCGTCGACAATCGCGCCGTCTACTTTCAGCGTGCCGGTGCCGCCCTTGCCGAATCCCGGTCCGTCGTACTTCCAGTCAAACACCAGCGTGTGCTTGCCCGGAGCGAGCGCGTCCTTGCCCTGCCACTTCACATGCGCAAGCTGCAGAAGGTTCCACGTGAACACGGGCTTGCCCTTGAGCAGATAGAACCCGTACCCGCCGAACCTCCCGCCGTCGGTCATCAGCATCCCCTCGGCTCCGCCCTCGGGAACTCTGAACTCCGCCGTGATGGCGAAGTCCCGGTCCAAAAGGCTCGGCGAACCGCCGATCCCCGGGAAGGGCACGTTCGCGATCTCGCCGGAATACGTGAACTCCGTTCGGCCAAACGCGTAGTTTGGTTTCTCCTGCGACACAAACCGCGTCAGCACGCTGTCATCAAGCGGGAAGACGCGGTACTTCTCCGCTTCCATCGTAAAGCGCTGCTGCATGTCGCGCAGCTTGTCGGGCATCTGCGACGCGAGGTCCTTGGATTGCGTCCAGTCCTCGTTGATGTTGTATAGCTCCCACTTGAATCCGTTCATGACGTCCGGATTCGGCTTGGCCAACGAAAGATCCCACGGAGCGTGGATCGGCGGCGCCGAGGCGATCCAGCCGTCGTGGTAAATGGCGCGCGAACCGAACATCTCGAAGTACTGCGTCGTCCGCCGCCCCGGCGCATCCCCCTTTTCCCACGTGTACGCCATGCTCACGCCCTCGATCGGACGCTGCGCGACGCCGTTCACCATCACCGGCTGGGGCAGGCCCGCCGCTTCCAGAATCGTCGGCACCACGTCGATCACGTGGTGGAACTGGTGGCGGATGCCGCCCCTGTCCTTGATCCGTGCCGGCCAGCTCATCGCCATGCCGTTCCGCGTCCCGCCGAAATGCGAAGCGACTTCCTTCGTCCACTGATACGGCGTGGCCCAGCACCACGCCCATCCGACCGCAAAGTGCGGGTACGTCTGGTCCGTGCCCCACTCTTCAAAGAACTTCATGTTCTCTTCGACCGTCGGGTGAATCCCGTTCGCCACCGCGAATTCGCTGTACAAACCGTTCAGCGTTCCTTCCGGGCTCGCCCCGTTGTCGCCGCTGATATAGATGATCAGCGTGTTGTCGAGCTTCCCCGCTTTCTCGATCGCCTCGACCACCCGCCCGATCTCATGGTCCGTATACGCGAGATACGCCGCGTAGATGTTCGCCTGGTGAACATAAAGCTTCCGCGCCTCCTCCGACAGCGAACTCCACTCCGGCAGGTCCTTCGACCACGGCGTCAGTTCCGCGCTCTCCGGGATGATCCCGAGCTTCTTCTGGTTCGCAAAGATCCTCTCGCGCTGCGCGTTCCAGCCCTCGCTGAACAGATCCATCGCCTCGATCTTCTTCACCCATTCCTCGGTCGGATGGTGCGGCGCGTGCGTGCCGCCCGGTGCGTAGTAGATCATGAACGGACGATCCGGCTGCACCTCGCTCATCATCCGGATGCGCCCGATCGCCTCGTCCGCCATCGCCGTGATCAGGTTCCAGCCCGGCTTGCCCAGGTACGGCTCGATCGGCGTCGTGTTCCGGAACAGGTTGTTGGGCTGCCATTGGTTGGTGTCGTCGCCGATGAACCCGTAGTAGTAGTCAAACCCCTTCACCGGTCCCGTCGGCCAGTCCGTGAACGGACCCGCCTGGCTCGCCGCCCATTTCGGCACGTTGTGGTCCTTCCCGAACC
The DNA window shown above is from Phycisphaeraceae bacterium and carries:
- a CDS encoding PEP-CTERM sorting domain-containing protein (PEP-CTERM proteins occur, often in large numbers, in the proteomes of bacteria that also encode an exosortase, a predicted intramembrane cysteine proteinase. The presence of a PEP-CTERM domain at a protein's C-terminus predicts cleavage within the sorting domain, followed by covalent anchoring to some some component of the (usually Gram-negative) cell surface. Many PEP-CTERM proteins exhibit an unusual sequence composition that includes large numbers of potential glycosylation sites. Expression of one such protein has been shown restore the ability of a bacterium to form floc, a type of biofilm.) — translated: MKISMFALALVAGTAVSAANAAVVLKHYGFDNGSLSPNVGSGDLNVVGTASNFAGTTLGLPGSGSPPGGPSSQSGAMSLAIVGTDGGSMTFSLSTINYTNIVFSFAAQRTGTGGANATVQYSLNGSTYNNLGIIVPGASSPGFGSSGIVVSDYFFSFTNAALANKANVFFRIVVPGATSASGNQRFDNLVVQGDLVPAPGSIALVGLAGLIAGRRRRN
- a CDS encoding arylsulfatase, with product MSAKKRSVALIAVWGLSLGSAVAGTPEAGKPGEYTTIDGRYLPNPPAAFGGEISPNAAGSKPYWPPLVAPPKGAPNVLLIMTDDVGFSAPSTFGGVIPTPTLDRIAAAGLRYTRFHTTALCSPTRAALLTGRNHHSVATGVVVDQATGYPGYNSVMPRDAAAIGEILRLNGYDTSWFGKDHNVPKWAASQAGPFTDWPTGPVKGFDYYYGFIGDDTNQWQPNNLFRNTTPIEPYLGKPGWNLITAMADEAIGRIRMMSEVQPDRPFMIYYAPGGTHAPHHPTEEWVKKIEAMDLFSEGWNAQRERIFANQKKLGIIPESAELTPWSKDLPEWSSLSEEARKLYVHQANIYAAYLAYTDHEIGRVVEAIEKAGKLDNTLIIYISGDNGASPEGTLNGLYSEFAVANGIHPTVEENMKFFEEWGTDQTYPHFAVGWAWCWATPYQWTKEVASHFGGTRNGMAMSWPARIKDRGGIRHQFHHVIDVVPTILEAAGLPQPVMVNGVAQRPIEGVSMAYTWEKGDAPGRRTTQYFEMFGSRAIYHDGWIASAPPIHAPWDLSLAKPNPDVMNGFKWELYNINEDWTQSKDLASQMPDKLRDMQQRFTMEAEKYRVFPLDDSVLTRFVSQEKPNYAFGRTEFTYSGEIANVPFPGIGGSPSLLDRDFAITAEFRVPEGGAEGMLMTDGGRFGGYGFYLLKGKPVFTWNLLQLAHVKWQGKDALAPGKHTLVFDWKYDGPGFGKGGTGTLKVDGAIVDAHAMPRSIPVILPWCETFCVGVDTGTSVDGKDYEVPFRFTGQNLVVRVKLGPVEQ
- a CDS encoding aldo/keto reductase; protein product: MQSRVLGKSGLKVSAMGLGCMGLSYAYGEPTEKQAAVSLLRGAFELGVTFFDTAESYGPFTNEELVGEALAPVRDRVVIATKFGFKGGKPADGLDSRPENIRAVAEASLKRLKTDCIDLFYQHRVDPQVPIEDVAGAVKELIAQGKVKHFGMSEAGAGTIRRAHAVQPVAALQSEYSLWWREPEGEILPLLEELGIGFVPFSPLGRGFLTGALSGAALDAKDFRSALPRFSEEARKANQALVDLLGELAGARGATRAQIALAWLLAKKPWIVPIPGTTKMERLKENLGAAAIALSARDLEEIEAAVARVPVQGERYTPAQQKMVGR